The following nucleotide sequence is from Zea mays cultivar B73 chromosome 1, Zm-B73-REFERENCE-NAM-5.0, whole genome shotgun sequence.
CAAAACAAAAACTTCAAAGCAAATAGTTCAAAGACGACCTAACAAATCTGGTACAAACCAGATTACGATCTCACGACAGCAAGCTCACAGTAACAAGTCCGAGTACGCCTCAATTCATAAACGAGAAACAAACATATTAAGTAAGGAACCTTCACTGCCCAGATGAAGTAGACCCAGTAACCCTTGCCAGaatctcttgttgcttggcttcatAGTACTGCCGGAGGAGAGGGTTACATTTGCTCAAATCCATGCTTAAGATCATTATCTCCTCTTCCTTGTCCTCCTTTAGTTTCTGCCTTTCAAGCCTTAATTTCTCTAGGTTCAACTTCTTCTTTTCAAGGAGCAATTTCTGCCTCTCATTTCTGTTCATTGAATCCAACTTCTTTTCCTCAGTTGTAACAGTTGTTTTGTAAACTGACAGGCGCTCCAAAGATAGATCACCCATGCGTGTCATAAACTCAGAATCTGATGAAGATGTGTCCACAGATTTAGTCCTCTTTGCCTTTTCCTTCGAAGAATCTCGACCAAGGGGCCTCTTGGATGTGAAGCTTGATGG
It contains:
- the LOC103645638 gene encoding uncharacterized protein, which encodes MSRWDTIKTQCSTFAGYMMAVLRQNPSGLSDADKTSLAASRFAAIEKKPFHFLHCWAILKDQPKWMDNHMGQQHQQANANPTHSNTVDLDAEESVPSSFTSKRPLGRDSSKEKAKRTKSVDTSSSDSEFMTRMGDLSLERLSVYKTTVTTEEKKLDSMNRNERQKLLLEKKKLNLEKLRLERQKLKEDKEEEIMILSMDLSKCNPLLRQYYEAKQQEILARVTGSTSSGQ